Proteins encoded within one genomic window of Brassica rapa cultivar Chiifu-401-42 chromosome A09, CAAS_Brap_v3.01, whole genome shotgun sequence:
- the LOC103841842 gene encoding uncharacterized protein LOC103841842, translating to MGSILYFAPQRKSIQCHLWHCQRAYQPYCSSSHSELALLGEEGRNAIVIADGMKDQEINEISGKIVRSTVQGKRCGIPHVFPSDLCSNPWELEGFVFNRELELDETRRSWVFFCENNPEDFGTVWKLVGGSKEISPGIYCQKYILTPDYASPGGRFLLSKVTGWRFSLALYWMTFLAAEPKVESEEDGKVTVVPSEGETSKRKLIDCDPSSQLPNKATKIGRVDGAMESPNTNVSHSVHVLAHKSDMYVFCLYSHNVAAKGKFIAFASTDAETDNPQTELKAGIDLLGPVDEIFFDMYDRYEPVNEPASDNCFISTSYDATTHFETTVADVLNMYTLITGEDYNEKDSKTHSGMVDNTIAIMSHPIPNTNDPRSVHVIISQKQLAHKSDMYVFCCSYSHNVAPQGKVHRICF from the exons ATG GGTAGTATTCTTTATTTTGCTCCACAAAGAAAAAGTATCCAGTGCCACCTGTGGCATTGTCAGAGAGCGTATCAGCCATACTGCTCAAGCTCGCATTCGGAGCTAGCTTTACTTGGCGAAGAAGGCAGGAACGCAATTGTTATTGCTGATGGGATGAAAGATCAAGAAATCAACGAGATTTCTGGCAAGATTGTACGGTCCACTGTGCAAGGGAAACGATGCGGCATTCCTCACGTGTTTCCTAGCGATCTGTGCAGTAATCCTTGGGAGCTTGAGGGCTTTGTCTTCAACAGGGAGCTCGAGTTGGATGAAACACGCAGATCATGGGTTTTTTTCTGTGAAAACAACCCTGAGGATTTTGGAACAGTCTGGAAATTAGTTGGGGGTTCCAAAGAGATCTCTCCTGGAATCTACTGTCAAAAGTACATCTTGACACCGGATTACGCATCTCCTGGTGGTCGTTTTCTGCTAAGTAAGGTTACTGGATGGCGTTTCAGCTTGGCTCTTTACTGGATGACGTTTCTGGCGGCTGAGCCTAAGGTAGAGTCTGAGGAGGATGGTAAGGTTACTGTTGTACCATCTGAGGGAGAGACCTCCAAACGCAAACTAATCGACTGTGACCCTTCTTCCCAACTGCCCAACAAG GCTACGAAGATTGGCAGAGTTGATGGGGCCATGGAAAGTCCAAACACCAATGTCTCTCATTCAGTACATGTCTTGGCTCACAAATCAGACAT GTATGTCTTCTGTTTGTACTCCCACAACGTCGCTGCTAAGGGGAAATTCATCGCATTTGCGTCGACAGATGCAGAGACTGATAACCCTCAAACCGAACTAAAGGCTGGGATTGATCTTTTGggtcctgttgatgagatattCTTCGACATGTATGATAGATACGAGCCTGTCAACGAGCCCGCTTCGGACAACTGCTTTATATCAACG AGCTATGATGCTACAACACACTTCGAGACAACTGTTGCTGATGTGTTGAACATGTATACCCTAATCACCGGAGAG GATTACAACGAGAAGGACTCCAAAACACACAGCGGAATGGTTGACAACACTATTGCAATTATGAGCCACCCTATTCCAAACACCAACGACCCTCGTTCAGTGCATGTCATCATTTCCCAGAAGCAGTTGGCCCACAAATCAGACAT GTATGTCTTCTGTTGTTCATACTCCCACAACGTGGCCCCCCAAGGGAAAGTTCATCGCATTTGTTTCTAA